In Mucilaginibacter celer, one DNA window encodes the following:
- the tsf gene encoding translation elongation factor Ts, translating into MSTVQISAADVNKLRQQTGAGMMDCKKALTETNGDFEAAIDFLRKKGAKVAASRQDRESNEGVVIARTSADFKTGVVIELNCETDFVAKNAEFVAFANQIANVAVEAKPASIEELLALEIDVETGRQAISEAIIEKTGKIGEKIGVSKYEVVTGEKVVAYIHGNFRLGVLVALSTDAAGAEEAGKDVAMQIAAMNPIALDKDGVDASVIERELEIAKEQIRAEGKPEAMVEKIAAGKLNKFYKDSTLLNQEFVKDSSKSVSQFLNEVEKGLTVTAFKRVALGA; encoded by the coding sequence ATGTCTACAGTACAAATTTCTGCAGCCGACGTAAACAAACTGCGCCAGCAAACCGGTGCCGGTATGATGGATTGCAAAAAAGCATTAACCGAAACTAACGGTGATTTTGAAGCAGCTATCGATTTTTTAAGGAAAAAAGGTGCTAAAGTTGCAGCAAGCCGTCAGGACAGGGAATCAAACGAAGGTGTTGTTATTGCACGTACTTCGGCTGATTTTAAAACCGGTGTTGTAATTGAATTAAATTGCGAAACCGACTTCGTAGCTAAAAATGCTGAGTTCGTGGCTTTTGCTAACCAAATTGCTAACGTTGCTGTTGAAGCTAAACCAGCTTCAATTGAAGAGCTTTTAGCATTGGAGATCGACGTTGAAACCGGCCGCCAGGCAATATCTGAAGCTATCATCGAAAAAACCGGTAAAATCGGCGAAAAAATCGGTGTATCTAAATATGAAGTAGTAACAGGCGAGAAAGTTGTTGCTTACATCCACGGTAACTTCCGTTTAGGAGTATTGGTAGCATTAAGCACTGATGCAGCCGGCGCTGAAGAAGCTGGTAAAGACGTAGCTATGCAAATTGCAGCTATGAACCCTATCGCTTTAGATAAAGACGGTGTTGATGCTTCAGTAATTGAGCGTGAGCTTGAAATTGCTAAAGAGCAGATCCGTGCGGAAGGTAAACCAGAAGCAATGGTTGAAAAAATTGCTGCCGGTAAACTGAATAAATTTTACAAAGATTCAACTTTGTTAAACCAGGAGTTTGTGAAAGATTCGTCTAAGAGCGTTTCACAATTCTTAAACGAGGTTGAAAAAGGCCTTACAGTAACCGCCTTTAAGCGAGTAGCTTTAGGAGCTTAA
- the nagA gene encoding N-acetylglucosamine-6-phosphate deacetylase, whose amino-acid sequence MPILALHNLKLISTGVIAEGKAVLVQNGTIIDIIDETAIPTDAEKKNLNGAYLAPGFIDLQIYGSGGKLFAGTPTVEALEQLENDLLNQGTTGVFATIGTNTNEIVEAGIEAAKIFREKARGAFWGLHLEGPYLNPAKKGAHPEKFIKKAMLAEVKGWVEKADGVIKMITIAPELQDQEVIDYLYGQGIIISSGHSNATYTEGKAFLNKPVQAVTHLFNAMPQMHHREPGYIPAIFEERPYTSIVADGIHVDFAMIRLAKRELGDKLFLITDAVTSTKEGAYQHELRGDRYTMPDGTLSGSCLTMLKAVENCVKQVGIDLAEAVNMASLYPAELASQTKKGKIEKDFDADLIVFNADFEVLETILNGNFLTKTT is encoded by the coding sequence ATGCCTATCCTCGCGCTCCACAACCTCAAACTCATCTCTACCGGCGTCATCGCCGAAGGCAAAGCCGTTTTAGTTCAAAACGGAACCATCATTGATATTATTGACGAAACTGCCATCCCAACGGATGCGGAAAAGAAAAACCTCAACGGCGCATATCTTGCTCCTGGTTTTATCGATCTGCAAATCTACGGCAGTGGCGGTAAATTGTTTGCAGGCACACCAACCGTTGAAGCGCTTGAGCAACTGGAAAACGACCTGTTGAACCAGGGCACAACAGGCGTGTTTGCTACTATCGGCACTAATACTAATGAAATTGTGGAGGCCGGCATTGAGGCGGCAAAGATCTTTCGCGAAAAAGCCAGAGGCGCTTTCTGGGGGTTGCATTTAGAAGGACCATATCTTAACCCTGCCAAAAAAGGTGCGCATCCTGAAAAGTTTATTAAAAAGGCTATGCTTGCCGAAGTAAAGGGTTGGGTTGAAAAAGCCGATGGTGTTATTAAGATGATTACTATCGCTCCTGAGTTACAGGACCAGGAGGTAATTGATTATTTGTACGGGCAGGGCATCATCATCTCTTCAGGCCATAGCAACGCTACTTATACCGAGGGAAAGGCTTTTTTAAACAAGCCTGTGCAAGCAGTTACTCACCTCTTTAATGCTATGCCGCAAATGCATCATCGCGAACCGGGCTACATCCCTGCTATTTTTGAGGAAAGGCCTTATACCAGTATTGTAGCCGATGGCATCCACGTTGATTTTGCCATGATCCGTTTAGCTAAACGCGAACTGGGCGATAAGCTGTTCCTGATAACCGATGCGGTAACCTCAACCAAAGAGGGCGCTTACCAGCACGAATTGCGCGGCGACAGGTATACCATGCCCGATGGTACGCTATCCGGCTCATGCCTTACCATGCTTAAAGCCGTTGAAAACTGCGTTAAACAAGTAGGTATCGATTTGGCCGAAGCCGTTAATATGGCCTCGTTATACCCTGCAGAACTTGCATCACAAACAAAAAAAGGTAAAATTGAAAAAGATTTTGACGCCGACCTGATTGTTTTTAATGCTGATTTTGAAGTGCTTGAAACTATCCTCAACGGTAATTTTTTAACAAAGACAACATAA
- the pyrH gene encoding UMP kinase, protein MKYKRILLKLSGESLMGGRQYGIDNNQVLQYAQDIKNVYDAGIEIAVVVGGGNIFRGLSAEKSGMERAQADYMGMLATVINCMALQNALESIGVETRLQSAIKMEQICEPYIRRRAMHHLELGKIVIFGAGTGNPYFTTDTAASLRAIEIKADVVLKGTRVDGIYTADPEKDPTATRYDEITFQEVYDKGLNVMDMTAITLCQENKLPIIVFDMNKEGNFMKIAKGEHIGTLVK, encoded by the coding sequence ATGAAATACAAAAGGATATTACTGAAACTTTCGGGCGAATCGCTGATGGGCGGAAGGCAATATGGTATCGACAACAACCAGGTATTGCAGTATGCTCAGGACATTAAAAACGTTTATGACGCTGGTATTGAGATAGCGGTAGTTGTTGGAGGCGGTAATATTTTTAGAGGCCTGAGTGCCGAAAAATCGGGCATGGAACGTGCACAGGCCGATTATATGGGTATGCTTGCCACGGTAATTAATTGTATGGCACTACAAAACGCCCTGGAAAGCATTGGTGTGGAAACCCGCCTGCAATCGGCCATTAAAATGGAACAGATTTGCGAGCCGTATATCCGTCGCCGCGCTATGCACCATTTGGAACTGGGCAAAATCGTGATTTTTGGTGCCGGTACCGGCAACCCTTATTTTACTACCGATACTGCCGCTTCGCTGCGCGCTATCGAAATTAAAGCCGACGTAGTATTGAAAGGTACCCGCGTTGATGGTATCTACACTGCCGATCCGGAGAAAGATCCAACAGCAACCCGTTACGACGAGATCACTTTCCAGGAAGTATATGATAAAGGCCTCAACGTGATGGACATGACCGCCATTACCCTTTGCCAGGAAAATAAGCTGCCTATCATTGTATTTGACATGAACAAGGAAGGCAACTTTATGAAAATTGCCAAAGGTGAGCATATTGGTACGTTGGTGAAGTAA
- a CDS encoding M1 family metallopeptidase yields the protein MTDRKLITRLMLSCALTAAMATAYAQQAPAPEDPALKIYRAVPTKVNDLIHTKLDVRFDYKKRYLYGKEWVTLKPHFYPTDSLRLDAKGMDLKSISVVKNGKNVPLKFKYEDSLSVAIKLDKVYQNNENYTIYIDYTAKPNELKAKGSAAINDAKGLYFINPDGTEKDKPTQIWTQGETESSSAWFPTIDKPSQKTTEEITMTVPAKYVTLSNGKLVSQKANADGTRTDTWKQELPHSPYLFMMAVGDFKIYKDKWKNKEVSYYLEPKYAPYAKEIFGFTPEVIDFYSKTLGVDYPWVKYSQIVVRDYVSGAMENTSATLHGDYVQATKRELLDAYFSTGQSTIVHELFHQWFGDYVTAESWSNLTVNESFANFSETIWAEHKYGKDAGDDHNYADMQSYLRSPGANTKNLVRFYYGDKEEVFDAVTYQKGGRILNMLRNYLGNAAFYKGLNIYLKTNAFKNGEAQQLRLAFEEASGQDLNWYFNQWYYGAGHPILNISYKWNEATKTETVYLKQTQDGQTFKLPMAIDVYQGGKKVRYKAWMNNKVDSISYQLAGKPDLVNVDADKILLTKKTDAKTIEEFSFQYFNAPNYLDRYEAIEAAASDQTRKEAQKILIAALKDKYYGLRVKAIKALNLTKDDIRNPAQPILISLAQTDDNTLVRAAAISALGKLKASGNMNLFTQSLSSQSYAVQGAALNAIAALDPAKAMSLAKSLEKDNRAALTSAIMNLYTTNGNDAEWPYVYQHFIDAGIQEKFNNLRGFADMTAKVNKPEYAQQGIGQLKEAGIRFKVYGAAPFIVTQLESIKTARTAMKDDASAKAADDAIKAVNDAK from the coding sequence ATGACTGATCGCAAACTAATTACCCGCCTCATGCTGTCGTGCGCGCTTACGGCGGCCATGGCAACAGCCTACGCCCAACAGGCACCGGCTCCCGAAGACCCGGCACTGAAAATTTACCGCGCCGTACCTACCAAAGTAAACGACCTGATCCACACCAAACTCGATGTACGGTTCGATTATAAAAAACGTTACCTCTACGGCAAAGAATGGGTTACCCTCAAACCTCACTTTTACCCAACCGACAGCCTCCGCCTCGACGCGAAGGGCATGGACCTGAAAAGCATCTCGGTAGTAAAAAACGGTAAAAACGTTCCGCTGAAATTTAAATATGAGGATAGCCTTTCGGTAGCAATTAAGCTGGATAAGGTATACCAAAACAACGAAAACTATACCATCTACATTGATTATACCGCCAAGCCAAACGAACTGAAAGCAAAAGGAAGCGCGGCCATTAACGATGCCAAAGGTTTATATTTTATTAATCCCGACGGCACAGAAAAGGATAAGCCAACCCAGATCTGGACACAGGGCGAAACCGAATCGTCATCGGCCTGGTTCCCAACCATCGATAAGCCAAGCCAGAAAACTACCGAAGAGATTACCATGACCGTACCTGCAAAGTACGTTACCCTATCAAACGGTAAACTGGTATCGCAAAAAGCGAACGCCGATGGCACCCGCACCGATACCTGGAAACAGGAGTTACCGCACTCGCCATATTTGTTTATGATGGCTGTGGGCGATTTCAAAATTTATAAAGATAAATGGAAGAATAAAGAAGTAAGCTATTACCTCGAGCCTAAATACGCTCCTTACGCCAAGGAGATTTTTGGCTTTACACCAGAGGTGATCGATTTTTATTCAAAAACCCTTGGTGTTGATTACCCATGGGTTAAATACTCGCAAATTGTAGTGCGCGATTACGTGAGCGGTGCCATGGAAAACACCTCGGCCACCCTGCACGGCGACTATGTACAGGCTACCAAACGTGAACTGCTGGATGCTTATTTTAGCACCGGCCAAAGCACCATAGTACACGAATTGTTTCACCAATGGTTTGGCGATTATGTTACCGCCGAAAGCTGGAGCAACCTAACCGTGAACGAATCTTTCGCAAACTTCAGCGAAACCATCTGGGCCGAACATAAATATGGTAAAGATGCCGGCGATGATCATAACTATGCCGATATGCAATCGTACCTCCGTTCGCCGGGAGCCAATACCAAAAACCTGGTACGTTTTTACTATGGCGATAAAGAGGAAGTGTTTGATGCCGTTACCTACCAAAAAGGTGGTCGCATCCTAAATATGCTTCGCAACTATTTAGGCAACGCTGCATTTTACAAAGGCTTGAACATCTACCTAAAAACAAACGCTTTCAAAAACGGCGAAGCCCAGCAACTGCGTTTAGCATTTGAGGAAGCCAGCGGCCAGGATCTGAACTGGTATTTTAACCAATGGTATTACGGTGCCGGTCACCCGATACTGAATATCAGCTACAAATGGAATGAGGCTACCAAAACCGAAACCGTGTACCTGAAACAAACCCAGGACGGCCAGACTTTCAAATTGCCAATGGCTATTGATGTTTACCAGGGCGGTAAAAAAGTACGCTACAAAGCATGGATGAATAACAAAGTTGATTCGATCAGCTACCAACTGGCCGGCAAACCGGATTTGGTTAATGTTGACGCTGATAAGATTCTGTTAACCAAGAAAACAGATGCCAAAACCATCGAAGAATTTTCATTCCAGTACTTCAACGCACCAAACTATCTTGATCGTTACGAGGCGATAGAAGCAGCCGCATCCGATCAAACCCGCAAAGAGGCTCAAAAAATATTGATCGCTGCTTTGAAAGACAAATACTATGGTTTACGTGTTAAGGCTATTAAAGCTTTAAACCTTACTAAAGATGATATCCGCAATCCGGCTCAACCTATCCTGATTTCATTGGCTCAAACTGATGATAACACATTGGTACGTGCAGCCGCTATCAGCGCTTTAGGTAAATTGAAAGCCAGCGGCAACATGAATCTGTTTACACAATCGCTGTCAAGCCAATCGTACGCGGTACAGGGTGCTGCTTTGAATGCTATAGCGGCTCTTGATCCTGCCAAAGCAATGAGTTTGGCTAAAAGCCTCGAAAAAGACAACAGGGCTGCCCTTACATCGGCCATCATGAACCTGTACACCACGAATGGTAATGATGCCGAGTGGCCTTATGTATACCAGCATTTTATTGACGCCGGGATCCAGGAAAAATTCAATAACCTCAGAGGCTTTGCCGATATGACGGCCAAGGTAAACAAGCCGGAGTATGCACAACAAGGCATTGGCCAGTTAAAAGAAGCTGGTATCAGGTTTAAAGTTTACGGTGCCGCTCCGTTTATTGTTACCCAGCTGGAAAGCATTAAAACCGCCCGTACTGCTATGAAAGACGATGCTTCGGCCAAAGCCGCCGATGATGCCATCAAGGCAGTAAACGATGCCAAATAA
- a CDS encoding ABC transporter permease, with translation MLKNYLKIAFRQLRKQKMYTAIKIGGFAFSIAACLLIALYIRDELSFDKSYPNAANVYRVLGHYHDGSIDEKGVDWPSVLGKVIKQDFPEVEKSGRLMPNSLFWGAGANELKRADQPDNTHEEGFAYADQGLIDILNLPMVYGDPKHALSEPLSMVISKSKADKYFPGQNPVGKVMYLNNNKTKPFKIAAVMQDIPSNSHLHDFKFFITLAGVEFWNGEQATWDANNYHIYIALKPGTNIAQFDKKLNDGILKTYYIPNMTRNGDKRASKVMSMFNLMVQNVQDINLRSYDVHDGMSHGDIRFVWLFGAVAGFILVIACINFVNLSTAKSANRAKEVGLRKVVGSQRSGLIQQFLAESLLYSFFSFVLGLILAWVLLPYFNTLASKSLVMPWAAWWLVPVVLASAFLIGVVAGIYPAFYLSGFKPAEVLKGNLSNGSKSSVLRNVLVVFQFATSIILIISTVVIYNQMQYLLNKKVGFEKDQVVMIQGTNTLDNQVKPFKSELLKLSTVKSASISDFLPVSGTKRNGNQFYIEGREKIDPTVGGQFWDVDHDYIKTLGIKLVAGRNFIPDMKTDSQAVIINQMMANKLGLKNAIGKKIVNYGPAKTIIGVVADFNFNSMRDGIEPLVMHLSPSESIVSVKIKAGDVKTALDQITATWKQFAPNQPIRYNFMDERFASMYADVQRMGRIFTSFAVLAIMIACLGLFALAAFMAEQRSKEIGIRKVLGATIGNITTMLSMNFVKLVFIAIVIATPIAYYAMTKWLQDFTYRVTLSWWMFALAGVAAIMIALVTVSYQSIKAALMNPVKSLKAE, from the coding sequence ATGCTCAAAAATTACCTGAAAATAGCCTTTAGGCAATTGCGCAAGCAAAAAATGTATACAGCCATTAAAATAGGCGGTTTCGCGTTCAGTATTGCGGCCTGTTTGTTAATTGCCCTCTACATTCGCGATGAGTTGAGCTTTGATAAAAGTTATCCCAACGCCGCCAACGTTTACCGTGTGCTTGGGCATTATCACGATGGCTCGATAGACGAAAAAGGGGTTGACTGGCCCTCAGTACTGGGCAAAGTGATTAAACAGGATTTTCCGGAGGTGGAGAAATCCGGCCGGCTGATGCCCAACTCATTATTTTGGGGAGCAGGTGCCAACGAATTAAAACGTGCCGATCAGCCCGATAATACCCACGAAGAAGGTTTTGCCTATGCCGATCAGGGCCTGATAGATATTTTAAACCTCCCTATGGTTTACGGCGACCCAAAACACGCGTTGAGCGAACCATTAAGCATGGTGATATCAAAGAGCAAAGCCGATAAATATTTTCCCGGCCAAAACCCGGTAGGTAAGGTAATGTACCTCAACAATAACAAAACCAAGCCTTTTAAAATAGCTGCGGTAATGCAGGACATCCCAAGTAATTCGCACCTGCACGATTTTAAGTTTTTCATCACCCTTGCAGGCGTAGAGTTTTGGAACGGCGAGCAGGCTACCTGGGATGCCAATAACTATCATATCTACATAGCGCTGAAACCCGGTACCAACATAGCGCAGTTTGATAAAAAACTTAATGATGGTATCCTGAAAACTTACTATATCCCCAACATGACCCGTAATGGAGATAAACGGGCCAGCAAGGTGATGAGCATGTTTAATTTGATGGTGCAGAATGTACAGGATATTAACCTGCGGTCGTACGATGTACATGATGGCATGTCGCACGGGGATATCCGTTTTGTGTGGCTGTTTGGCGCGGTGGCCGGGTTTATTTTGGTGATTGCCTGCATCAATTTTGTTAACTTGTCTACAGCTAAATCCGCTAATCGCGCTAAAGAAGTTGGTTTACGTAAAGTAGTTGGCTCGCAGCGCAGCGGCCTGATCCAGCAGTTTCTGGCCGAATCATTATTATATAGCTTTTTCTCGTTTGTTTTAGGATTGATCCTTGCCTGGGTGTTGTTGCCATATTTTAATACGCTGGCGTCCAAATCGCTTGTTATGCCTTGGGCGGCCTGGTGGCTGGTACCCGTAGTATTGGCATCGGCATTTTTAATTGGTGTTGTGGCGGGCATTTATCCGGCATTTTATTTATCCGGCTTTAAACCTGCCGAAGTACTGAAAGGCAATTTAAGTAACGGAAGCAAGAGTTCGGTGTTGCGGAATGTGCTGGTAGTTTTCCAGTTTGCTACATCCATTATCCTCATCATCAGTACAGTGGTTATTTATAACCAGATGCAATACCTGCTTAACAAAAAAGTAGGTTTTGAAAAAGACCAGGTAGTGATGATACAGGGCACCAACACGCTCGATAACCAGGTTAAACCGTTTAAAAGCGAGTTGCTGAAATTATCTACCGTAAAAAGTGCTTCAATCAGCGATTTTCTACCCGTATCGGGCACCAAGCGTAACGGTAACCAGTTTTATATTGAAGGAAGAGAAAAGATCGATCCTACAGTTGGCGGGCAGTTTTGGGATGTGGATCATGACTATATCAAAACGCTGGGCATTAAGCTGGTGGCTGGTCGCAATTTTATTCCTGATATGAAAACCGATTCGCAGGCGGTGATCATTAACCAGATGATGGCCAACAAACTGGGACTTAAAAATGCGATAGGTAAAAAGATAGTTAACTACGGTCCGGCTAAAACCATCATTGGCGTGGTTGCAGATTTTAATTTCAACTCGATGCGCGATGGTATCGAACCATTGGTGATGCACTTAAGCCCAAGCGAATCGATAGTATCGGTAAAAATAAAAGCCGGCGATGTGAAAACCGCGCTCGATCAGATCACCGCCACCTGGAAGCAATTTGCCCCAAACCAGCCTATCCGCTACAATTTTATGGACGAACGCTTTGCCAGCATGTATGCAGATGTACAACGTATGGGGCGCATTTTTACCAGTTTCGCAGTATTAGCCATCATGATAGCCTGCCTTGGCCTGTTTGCCTTAGCCGCCTTTATGGCCGAACAGCGCAGTAAGGAGATAGGTATTCGTAAAGTGCTGGGGGCTACCATTGGTAACATCACCACCATGCTATCTATGAATTTTGTAAAACTGGTATTCATAGCCATTGTAATAGCCACCCCAATAGCCTACTACGCCATGACCAAATGGCTGCAGGATTTTACCTACAGGGTAACATTAAGCTGGTGGATGTTTGCTTTGGCGGGAGTGGCCGCTATTATGATTGCACTGGTTACGGTAAGCTACCAGAGTATAAAGGCCGCGTTGATGAACCCGGTGAAGAGTTTGAAGGCGGAGTAG
- a CDS encoding ABC transporter permease, which produces MLKSYLKTAWRFLLKNKTFSLINIVGLATGTLCCLYILLYVQDQYSYDKQHKDVKDIYRITTTLELTGDKHDGAASSPPIAPAMKNDFGEVLQYTRLVNTDGFGAKQHLLRYKEKSFYQQDAVYVDSTFFDMFNFHFVSGNANKALAEPYTIVLLKPVADKLFGSEDAVGKMISIDNSFGKHDFKVMGVIDESAGESHIKASIFMAMNSGGLGDYVRKNTAWAGNNFLYAYVKLRPNTNAAALEKKLPEFLNKYGADQLKAIGMKKALHLQPVTSIHITPGHEHELTKTLDPSFLYIMILVAVLIQVVACINFMNLSTARASKRAKEVGVRKVIGADQGDLMKQFLGESFMLTLIGVAVALPLLVVLLPYLNQVTHSDIRLTFFINYKLWVMLAGMVLVTGLVAGSYPAFYLSAFKAIKVIKGNFTNHISAGGIRKTLVVFQFWLSIILISGVIIIYSQLNFVKNKDLGFDQNQKLIFNFYTATTQGKMKNFANDLKGLAEVKTVSNADNYLSQFVPHDHGVYTAGGNMATATDAQNINTDEFFAKANGIKIIAGRDFRIGDSSRVLINETLCKRLGLNPQTAPGTRLYTQYAPDPVTFVEVAGVMKDFNYNSLHMQVKPFMLVYQKDPQYFNVMVVSTDSKNYKSLLGKMESLWRKDVIDAPFEYSFLDTEVQKQYETEVTLSQIINAFTVMAIVISCLGLFGLAAFSAEQRSKEIGVRKVLGASVTGIVQLLSKDFVKLVLIALAIATPVAWWAMSKWLQAFEYRVNISWWMFALAGMLAMIIALVTVSSQAIKAARMNPVKSLKAE; this is translated from the coding sequence ATGCTTAAAAGTTATTTAAAAACAGCCTGGCGGTTTTTGTTAAAGAACAAAACATTCAGCCTCATTAACATTGTGGGCCTGGCCACAGGTACCTTATGCTGCCTGTATATTTTGCTTTATGTGCAGGATCAGTACAGTTATGATAAACAGCATAAAGATGTTAAAGATATTTACCGTATTACCACCACACTTGAGCTTACAGGCGATAAGCATGATGGCGCGGCCAGTTCGCCGCCTATTGCCCCGGCCATGAAAAATGATTTTGGCGAGGTTTTGCAATATACCCGTTTGGTAAATACCGATGGCTTTGGTGCAAAACAACATTTGCTGCGTTACAAGGAAAAATCATTTTATCAGCAGGATGCTGTTTATGTGGATTCGACCTTTTTCGATATGTTTAATTTTCATTTTGTTAGCGGTAATGCTAACAAAGCTTTGGCCGAACCTTATACCATTGTGTTGCTAAAACCGGTGGCTGATAAGCTTTTTGGCAGCGAGGATGCCGTGGGCAAAATGATCTCTATCGATAACTCCTTTGGCAAGCACGATTTTAAGGTGATGGGGGTTATTGACGAAAGTGCAGGCGAATCGCATATCAAAGCCAGCATATTTATGGCGATGAACAGCGGCGGCCTTGGCGACTATGTTCGGAAAAACACCGCCTGGGCGGGCAATAACTTTTTATACGCTTATGTAAAACTTCGCCCCAACACCAATGCTGCCGCTCTTGAAAAAAAGCTGCCTGAGTTTTTAAATAAATACGGTGCCGATCAGCTCAAAGCTATCGGAATGAAAAAAGCCCTGCATCTGCAACCGGTAACCAGTATCCATATCACACCGGGTCATGAACATGAGCTTACAAAAACGCTCGATCCGTCGTTTTTATACATCATGATTTTGGTGGCCGTATTGATCCAGGTGGTGGCTTGCATCAACTTCATGAATCTATCAACCGCCCGCGCGTCAAAACGCGCTAAAGAAGTAGGCGTACGTAAAGTAATAGGCGCAGATCAGGGCGATTTGATGAAGCAGTTTTTGGGCGAATCGTTCATGCTTACGTTAATAGGGGTAGCTGTGGCATTGCCATTATTGGTGGTGTTGCTTCCATATTTAAACCAGGTAACGCACAGCGACATCAGGTTGACTTTTTTTATCAATTATAAGCTTTGGGTAATGTTGGCAGGTATGGTACTGGTTACGGGTTTGGTAGCCGGTAGCTACCCTGCGTTTTACCTATCGGCATTTAAAGCTATTAAGGTTATTAAAGGCAATTTTACCAATCATATTTCGGCAGGGGGAATACGGAAAACACTGGTGGTTTTCCAGTTTTGGTTATCTATCATATTGATATCGGGTGTTATAATCATTTATAGTCAGCTCAATTTTGTAAAGAACAAAGACCTGGGTTTTGATCAGAACCAAAAGCTGATCTTTAATTTTTACACCGCCACCACGCAGGGTAAAATGAAGAATTTTGCCAACGATTTAAAAGGCCTGGCCGAGGTGAAAACCGTAAGCAATGCCGATAACTACCTGAGCCAGTTTGTACCGCACGATCATGGCGTTTACACAGCCGGTGGCAATATGGCAACCGCCACCGATGCGCAAAATATTAATACCGACGAGTTTTTTGCCAAAGCCAACGGCATTAAAATCATAGCCGGCAGGGATTTCAGGATAGGCGATAGCAGTCGCGTGCTTATTAACGAAACTTTATGTAAGCGTTTGGGCCTAAACCCGCAAACTGCTCCGGGAACAAGGCTTTATACCCAATACGCTCCCGATCCGGTAACGTTTGTTGAGGTGGCCGGTGTAATGAAAGATTTTAATTACAACTCGCTGCACATGCAGGTAAAACCCTTTATGCTGGTTTACCAAAAAGATCCGCAATATTTTAATGTGATGGTGGTATCGACCGATAGTAAAAACTATAAATCGCTGCTGGGCAAAATGGAATCGCTATGGCGTAAAGATGTTATAGATGCTCCTTTTGAATATTCGTTTTTAGATACCGAGGTACAAAAACAGTATGAAACCGAAGTTACCTTATCGCAAATTATCAACGCTTTCACAGTGATGGCCATCGTAATCTCGTGCCTGGGCTTATTCGGCCTCGCCGCCTTTAGCGCCGAGCAGCGCAGTAAAGAGATAGGTGTACGTAAGGTATTAGGTGCAAGTGTAACCGGTATAGTACAACTGTTATCAAAAGATTTTGTAAAGCTGGTTTTAATTGCCCTTGCTATAGCAACCCCGGTAGCCTGGTGGGCCATGAGCAAGTGGCTGCAGGCCTTTGAATACCGGGTAAATATAAGCTGGTGGATGTTTGCCCTGGCAGGTATGCTTGCTATGATCATTGCCCTGGTAACGGTAAGCAGCCAGGCTATTAAAGCGGCCAGGATGAACCCGGTGAAAAGCCTTAAAGCAGAATAA